Proteins from a genomic interval of Gossypium hirsutum isolate 1008001.06 chromosome A09, Gossypium_hirsutum_v2.1, whole genome shotgun sequence:
- the LOC107889706 gene encoding increased DNA methylation 1 isoform X4, producing MCVVCEQVLSAYDFEQHADAKTRHCTLRPNSVMKRKGTADAGTKKRDNFLHQSLFMPKGLPDGAELAYFVKGQLIEGYKQGSGIVCGCCERELSPSQFEAHAGMADRRQPYRHVRTSNGLTLHDIALSLSNGQRITTDIGDDMCSICGDSGDLLFCHECCQAVHPACLNLGHLPEGDWHCANCADENGLGRKAVSGESSRIARPIVIRLTRVVKAPEFEIGGCAICREYDFSSTTFDDRTIIFCDQCEKEFHVGCLRDSGQCDLKEVPKDKWFCCDDCKRIYGALQSSVSNGVQIIPTSFSNVIRRRHLEKGLFIDEATDCVQWCILNGKSHYPEDLPLLSSAAAIFQECFDPIVANSGCDLIPAMVYGRSISGQEFGGMYCVVLIVRSVVVSAGLLRIFGREIAELPVVATTREHQGKGYFQALFACIERFLSSLNVESLMLPAAEEALSIWTEKFGFTKMKEEQLMNYQKQLQVTVFKGTSVLVKKVQQIPNNSVNLPDNFPSE from the exons ATGTGTGTGGTGTGTGAGCAGGTGCTGAGTGCTTATGACTTTGAGCAGCATGCTGATGCCAAAACTAG ACATTGTACCTTAAGACCTAACTCAGTCATGAAACGGAAGGGAACTGCTGATGCTGGCACGAAGAAAAG GGATAATTTCTTGCACCAGTCACTTTTTATGCCAAAAGGACTTCCAGATGGGGCTGAATTGGCTTACTTTGTCAAAGGACAG CTAATTGAAGGGTACAAGCAGGGAAGTGGCATAGTCTGTGGATGTTGCGAGCGAGAG CTTAGCCCTTCACAGTTTGAAGCACATGCTGGAATGGCCGACAGAAGACAACC gTATCGTCACGTCCGTACATCTAACGGATTGACGCTTCATGATATAGCCTTGTCATTGTCAAATGGACAACGCATTACCACTGATATCGGTGATGATATGTGTTCAATATGTGGAGATTCTGGAGATCTGCTTTTTTGTCATGAATGCTGTCAGGCTGTTCATCCAG CTTGTTTGAATTTAGGGCACCTTCCTGAAGGTGATTGGCATTGTGCAAATTGTGCAGATGAAAATGGTCTTGGTAGAAAAGCTGTTTCAGGAGAATCTTCAAGGATAGCAAGACCAATTGTGATACGATTGACAAGAGTTGTTAAAGCACCAGAATTTGAAATTGGTGGTTGTGCAATTTGCAG GGAGTATGACTTCAGTTCTACTACCTTCGATGATCGGACAATTATTTTTTGTGACCAA TGTGAGAAGGAGTTCCATGTTGGATGCCTGCGTGATAGTGGACAATGTGATTTGAAA GAAGTTCCCAAGGATAAATGGTTCTGTTGTGATGACTGCAAAAGGATTTATGGGGCCCTCCAGAGTTCTGTTTCCAACGGGGTGCAGATAATTCCTACTTCATTCTCAAATGTAATCAGAAGGAGGCATTTAGAaaaaggattatttattgatgaagCCACAGATTGTGTTCAATGGTGTATACTAAATGGAAAAAGCCATTATCCTGAAGATCTGCCATTACTTTCAAGTGCAGCTGCAATATTTCAA GAATGCTTTGATCCCATTGTTGCAAACTCTGGTTGTGATTTGATTCCTGCTATGGTCTATGG GAGAAGTATATCTGGGCAAGAGTTTGGTGGAATGTATTGTGTGGTTTTGATTGTCAG GTCTGTTGTTGTATCAGCTGGTCTTCTTAGGATATTTGGTCGGGAGATTGCTGAGCTCCCTGTGGTAGCGACAACTAGAGAACACCAAGGAAAA GGATATTTCCAGGCATTATTTGCTTGTATTGAGAGGTTTTTAAGTTCACTAAATGTGGAAAGCCTCATGCTCCCTGCAGCTGAGGAAGCTTTGTCAATTTGGACAGAGAAGTTTGGGTTTACAAAGATGAAAGAAGAGCAA TTGATGAATTACCAAAAGCAGCTACAAGTGACAGTTTTCAAGGGAACGTCAGTGCTGGTGAAGAAGGTGCAGCAGATTCCAAATAACTCTGTTAATCTCCCCGATAACTTTCCATCGGAATAG
- the LOC107889706 gene encoding increased DNA methylation 1 isoform X2, which yields MCVVCEQVLSAYDFEQHADAKTRHCTLRPNSVMKRKGTADAGTKKRDNFLHQSLFMPKGLPDGAELAYFVKGQKFIQKLIEGYKQGSGIVCGCCERELSPSQFEAHAGMADRRQPYRHVRTSNGLTLHDIALSLSNGQRITTDIGDDMCSICGDSGDLLFCHECCQAVHPACLNLGHLPEGDWHCANCADENGLGRKAVSGESSRIARPIVIRLTRVVKAPEFEIGGCAICREYDFSSTTFDDRTIIFCDQCEKEFHVGCLRDSGQCDLKEVPKDKWFCCDDCKRIYGALQSSVSNGVQIIPTSFSNVIRRRHLEKGLFIDEATDCVQWCILNGKSHYPEDLPLLSSAAAIFQECFDPIVANSGCDLIPAMVYGRSISGQEFGGMYCVVLIVRSVVVSAGLLRIFGREIAELPVVATTREHQGKGYFQALFACIERFLSSLNVESLMLPAAEEALSIWTEKFGFTKMKEEQLMNYQKQLQVTVFKGTSVLVKKVQQIPNNSVNLPDNFPSE from the exons ATGTGTGTGGTGTGTGAGCAGGTGCTGAGTGCTTATGACTTTGAGCAGCATGCTGATGCCAAAACTAG ACATTGTACCTTAAGACCTAACTCAGTCATGAAACGGAAGGGAACTGCTGATGCTGGCACGAAGAAAAG GGATAATTTCTTGCACCAGTCACTTTTTATGCCAAAAGGACTTCCAGATGGGGCTGAATTGGCTTACTTTGTCAAAGGACAG AAATTTATCCAGAAGCTAATTGAAGGGTACAAGCAGGGAAGTGGCATAGTCTGTGGATGTTGCGAGCGAGAG CTTAGCCCTTCACAGTTTGAAGCACATGCTGGAATGGCCGACAGAAGACAACC gTATCGTCACGTCCGTACATCTAACGGATTGACGCTTCATGATATAGCCTTGTCATTGTCAAATGGACAACGCATTACCACTGATATCGGTGATGATATGTGTTCAATATGTGGAGATTCTGGAGATCTGCTTTTTTGTCATGAATGCTGTCAGGCTGTTCATCCAG CTTGTTTGAATTTAGGGCACCTTCCTGAAGGTGATTGGCATTGTGCAAATTGTGCAGATGAAAATGGTCTTGGTAGAAAAGCTGTTTCAGGAGAATCTTCAAGGATAGCAAGACCAATTGTGATACGATTGACAAGAGTTGTTAAAGCACCAGAATTTGAAATTGGTGGTTGTGCAATTTGCAG GGAGTATGACTTCAGTTCTACTACCTTCGATGATCGGACAATTATTTTTTGTGACCAA TGTGAGAAGGAGTTCCATGTTGGATGCCTGCGTGATAGTGGACAATGTGATTTGAAA GAAGTTCCCAAGGATAAATGGTTCTGTTGTGATGACTGCAAAAGGATTTATGGGGCCCTCCAGAGTTCTGTTTCCAACGGGGTGCAGATAATTCCTACTTCATTCTCAAATGTAATCAGAAGGAGGCATTTAGAaaaaggattatttattgatgaagCCACAGATTGTGTTCAATGGTGTATACTAAATGGAAAAAGCCATTATCCTGAAGATCTGCCATTACTTTCAAGTGCAGCTGCAATATTTCAA GAATGCTTTGATCCCATTGTTGCAAACTCTGGTTGTGATTTGATTCCTGCTATGGTCTATGG GAGAAGTATATCTGGGCAAGAGTTTGGTGGAATGTATTGTGTGGTTTTGATTGTCAG GTCTGTTGTTGTATCAGCTGGTCTTCTTAGGATATTTGGTCGGGAGATTGCTGAGCTCCCTGTGGTAGCGACAACTAGAGAACACCAAGGAAAA GGATATTTCCAGGCATTATTTGCTTGTATTGAGAGGTTTTTAAGTTCACTAAATGTGGAAAGCCTCATGCTCCCTGCAGCTGAGGAAGCTTTGTCAATTTGGACAGAGAAGTTTGGGTTTACAAAGATGAAAGAAGAGCAA TTGATGAATTACCAAAAGCAGCTACAAGTGACAGTTTTCAAGGGAACGTCAGTGCTGGTGAAGAAGGTGCAGCAGATTCCAAATAACTCTGTTAATCTCCCCGATAACTTTCCATCGGAATAG
- the LOC107889706 gene encoding increased DNA methylation 1 isoform X3, whose product MCVVCEQVLSAYDFEQHADAKTRHCTLRPNSVMKRKGTADAGTKKRDNFLHQSLFMPKGLPDGAELAYFVKGQKLIEGYKQGSGIVCGCCERELSPSQFEAHAGMADRRQPYRHVRTSNGLTLHDIALSLSNGQRITTDIGDDMCSICGDSGDLLFCHECCQAVHPACLNLGHLPEGDWHCANCADENGLGRKAVSGESSRIARPIVIRLTRVVKAPEFEIGGCAICREYDFSSTTFDDRTIIFCDQCEKEFHVGCLRDSGQCDLKEVPKDKWFCCDDCKRIYGALQSSVSNGVQIIPTSFSNVIRRRHLEKGLFIDEATDCVQWCILNGKSHYPEDLPLLSSAAAIFQECFDPIVANSGCDLIPAMVYGRSISGQEFGGMYCVVLIVRSVVVSAGLLRIFGREIAELPVVATTREHQGKGYFQALFACIERFLSSLNVESLMLPAAEEALSIWTEKFGFTKMKEEQLMNYQKQLQVTVFKGTSVLVKKVQQIPNNSVNLPDNFPSE is encoded by the exons ATGTGTGTGGTGTGTGAGCAGGTGCTGAGTGCTTATGACTTTGAGCAGCATGCTGATGCCAAAACTAG ACATTGTACCTTAAGACCTAACTCAGTCATGAAACGGAAGGGAACTGCTGATGCTGGCACGAAGAAAAG GGATAATTTCTTGCACCAGTCACTTTTTATGCCAAAAGGACTTCCAGATGGGGCTGAATTGGCTTACTTTGTCAAAGGACAG AAGCTAATTGAAGGGTACAAGCAGGGAAGTGGCATAGTCTGTGGATGTTGCGAGCGAGAG CTTAGCCCTTCACAGTTTGAAGCACATGCTGGAATGGCCGACAGAAGACAACC gTATCGTCACGTCCGTACATCTAACGGATTGACGCTTCATGATATAGCCTTGTCATTGTCAAATGGACAACGCATTACCACTGATATCGGTGATGATATGTGTTCAATATGTGGAGATTCTGGAGATCTGCTTTTTTGTCATGAATGCTGTCAGGCTGTTCATCCAG CTTGTTTGAATTTAGGGCACCTTCCTGAAGGTGATTGGCATTGTGCAAATTGTGCAGATGAAAATGGTCTTGGTAGAAAAGCTGTTTCAGGAGAATCTTCAAGGATAGCAAGACCAATTGTGATACGATTGACAAGAGTTGTTAAAGCACCAGAATTTGAAATTGGTGGTTGTGCAATTTGCAG GGAGTATGACTTCAGTTCTACTACCTTCGATGATCGGACAATTATTTTTTGTGACCAA TGTGAGAAGGAGTTCCATGTTGGATGCCTGCGTGATAGTGGACAATGTGATTTGAAA GAAGTTCCCAAGGATAAATGGTTCTGTTGTGATGACTGCAAAAGGATTTATGGGGCCCTCCAGAGTTCTGTTTCCAACGGGGTGCAGATAATTCCTACTTCATTCTCAAATGTAATCAGAAGGAGGCATTTAGAaaaaggattatttattgatgaagCCACAGATTGTGTTCAATGGTGTATACTAAATGGAAAAAGCCATTATCCTGAAGATCTGCCATTACTTTCAAGTGCAGCTGCAATATTTCAA GAATGCTTTGATCCCATTGTTGCAAACTCTGGTTGTGATTTGATTCCTGCTATGGTCTATGG GAGAAGTATATCTGGGCAAGAGTTTGGTGGAATGTATTGTGTGGTTTTGATTGTCAG GTCTGTTGTTGTATCAGCTGGTCTTCTTAGGATATTTGGTCGGGAGATTGCTGAGCTCCCTGTGGTAGCGACAACTAGAGAACACCAAGGAAAA GGATATTTCCAGGCATTATTTGCTTGTATTGAGAGGTTTTTAAGTTCACTAAATGTGGAAAGCCTCATGCTCCCTGCAGCTGAGGAAGCTTTGTCAATTTGGACAGAGAAGTTTGGGTTTACAAAGATGAAAGAAGAGCAA TTGATGAATTACCAAAAGCAGCTACAAGTGACAGTTTTCAAGGGAACGTCAGTGCTGGTGAAGAAGGTGCAGCAGATTCCAAATAACTCTGTTAATCTCCCCGATAACTTTCCATCGGAATAG
- the LOC107889706 gene encoding increased DNA methylation 1 isoform X1, with the protein MCVVCEQVLSAYDFEQHADAKTRHCTLRPNSVMKRKGTADAGTKKRDNFLHQSLFMPKGLPDGAELAYFVKGQKKFIQKLIEGYKQGSGIVCGCCERELSPSQFEAHAGMADRRQPYRHVRTSNGLTLHDIALSLSNGQRITTDIGDDMCSICGDSGDLLFCHECCQAVHPACLNLGHLPEGDWHCANCADENGLGRKAVSGESSRIARPIVIRLTRVVKAPEFEIGGCAICREYDFSSTTFDDRTIIFCDQCEKEFHVGCLRDSGQCDLKEVPKDKWFCCDDCKRIYGALQSSVSNGVQIIPTSFSNVIRRRHLEKGLFIDEATDCVQWCILNGKSHYPEDLPLLSSAAAIFQECFDPIVANSGCDLIPAMVYGRSISGQEFGGMYCVVLIVRSVVVSAGLLRIFGREIAELPVVATTREHQGKGYFQALFACIERFLSSLNVESLMLPAAEEALSIWTEKFGFTKMKEEQLMNYQKQLQVTVFKGTSVLVKKVQQIPNNSVNLPDNFPSE; encoded by the exons ATGTGTGTGGTGTGTGAGCAGGTGCTGAGTGCTTATGACTTTGAGCAGCATGCTGATGCCAAAACTAG ACATTGTACCTTAAGACCTAACTCAGTCATGAAACGGAAGGGAACTGCTGATGCTGGCACGAAGAAAAG GGATAATTTCTTGCACCAGTCACTTTTTATGCCAAAAGGACTTCCAGATGGGGCTGAATTGGCTTACTTTGTCAAAGGACAG AAGAAATTTATCCAGAAGCTAATTGAAGGGTACAAGCAGGGAAGTGGCATAGTCTGTGGATGTTGCGAGCGAGAG CTTAGCCCTTCACAGTTTGAAGCACATGCTGGAATGGCCGACAGAAGACAACC gTATCGTCACGTCCGTACATCTAACGGATTGACGCTTCATGATATAGCCTTGTCATTGTCAAATGGACAACGCATTACCACTGATATCGGTGATGATATGTGTTCAATATGTGGAGATTCTGGAGATCTGCTTTTTTGTCATGAATGCTGTCAGGCTGTTCATCCAG CTTGTTTGAATTTAGGGCACCTTCCTGAAGGTGATTGGCATTGTGCAAATTGTGCAGATGAAAATGGTCTTGGTAGAAAAGCTGTTTCAGGAGAATCTTCAAGGATAGCAAGACCAATTGTGATACGATTGACAAGAGTTGTTAAAGCACCAGAATTTGAAATTGGTGGTTGTGCAATTTGCAG GGAGTATGACTTCAGTTCTACTACCTTCGATGATCGGACAATTATTTTTTGTGACCAA TGTGAGAAGGAGTTCCATGTTGGATGCCTGCGTGATAGTGGACAATGTGATTTGAAA GAAGTTCCCAAGGATAAATGGTTCTGTTGTGATGACTGCAAAAGGATTTATGGGGCCCTCCAGAGTTCTGTTTCCAACGGGGTGCAGATAATTCCTACTTCATTCTCAAATGTAATCAGAAGGAGGCATTTAGAaaaaggattatttattgatgaagCCACAGATTGTGTTCAATGGTGTATACTAAATGGAAAAAGCCATTATCCTGAAGATCTGCCATTACTTTCAAGTGCAGCTGCAATATTTCAA GAATGCTTTGATCCCATTGTTGCAAACTCTGGTTGTGATTTGATTCCTGCTATGGTCTATGG GAGAAGTATATCTGGGCAAGAGTTTGGTGGAATGTATTGTGTGGTTTTGATTGTCAG GTCTGTTGTTGTATCAGCTGGTCTTCTTAGGATATTTGGTCGGGAGATTGCTGAGCTCCCTGTGGTAGCGACAACTAGAGAACACCAAGGAAAA GGATATTTCCAGGCATTATTTGCTTGTATTGAGAGGTTTTTAAGTTCACTAAATGTGGAAAGCCTCATGCTCCCTGCAGCTGAGGAAGCTTTGTCAATTTGGACAGAGAAGTTTGGGTTTACAAAGATGAAAGAAGAGCAA TTGATGAATTACCAAAAGCAGCTACAAGTGACAGTTTTCAAGGGAACGTCAGTGCTGGTGAAGAAGGTGCAGCAGATTCCAAATAACTCTGTTAATCTCCCCGATAACTTTCCATCGGAATAG
- the LOC107889706 gene encoding increased DNA methylation 1 isoform X5 — MKRKGTADAGTKKRDNFLHQSLFMPKGLPDGAELAYFVKGQKKFIQKLIEGYKQGSGIVCGCCERELSPSQFEAHAGMADRRQPYRHVRTSNGLTLHDIALSLSNGQRITTDIGDDMCSICGDSGDLLFCHECCQAVHPACLNLGHLPEGDWHCANCADENGLGRKAVSGESSRIARPIVIRLTRVVKAPEFEIGGCAICREYDFSSTTFDDRTIIFCDQCEKEFHVGCLRDSGQCDLKEVPKDKWFCCDDCKRIYGALQSSVSNGVQIIPTSFSNVIRRRHLEKGLFIDEATDCVQWCILNGKSHYPEDLPLLSSAAAIFQECFDPIVANSGCDLIPAMVYGRSISGQEFGGMYCVVLIVRSVVVSAGLLRIFGREIAELPVVATTREHQGKGYFQALFACIERFLSSLNVESLMLPAAEEALSIWTEKFGFTKMKEEQLMNYQKQLQVTVFKGTSVLVKKVQQIPNNSVNLPDNFPSE, encoded by the exons ATGAAACGGAAGGGAACTGCTGATGCTGGCACGAAGAAAAG GGATAATTTCTTGCACCAGTCACTTTTTATGCCAAAAGGACTTCCAGATGGGGCTGAATTGGCTTACTTTGTCAAAGGACAG AAGAAATTTATCCAGAAGCTAATTGAAGGGTACAAGCAGGGAAGTGGCATAGTCTGTGGATGTTGCGAGCGAGAG CTTAGCCCTTCACAGTTTGAAGCACATGCTGGAATGGCCGACAGAAGACAACC gTATCGTCACGTCCGTACATCTAACGGATTGACGCTTCATGATATAGCCTTGTCATTGTCAAATGGACAACGCATTACCACTGATATCGGTGATGATATGTGTTCAATATGTGGAGATTCTGGAGATCTGCTTTTTTGTCATGAATGCTGTCAGGCTGTTCATCCAG CTTGTTTGAATTTAGGGCACCTTCCTGAAGGTGATTGGCATTGTGCAAATTGTGCAGATGAAAATGGTCTTGGTAGAAAAGCTGTTTCAGGAGAATCTTCAAGGATAGCAAGACCAATTGTGATACGATTGACAAGAGTTGTTAAAGCACCAGAATTTGAAATTGGTGGTTGTGCAATTTGCAG GGAGTATGACTTCAGTTCTACTACCTTCGATGATCGGACAATTATTTTTTGTGACCAA TGTGAGAAGGAGTTCCATGTTGGATGCCTGCGTGATAGTGGACAATGTGATTTGAAA GAAGTTCCCAAGGATAAATGGTTCTGTTGTGATGACTGCAAAAGGATTTATGGGGCCCTCCAGAGTTCTGTTTCCAACGGGGTGCAGATAATTCCTACTTCATTCTCAAATGTAATCAGAAGGAGGCATTTAGAaaaaggattatttattgatgaagCCACAGATTGTGTTCAATGGTGTATACTAAATGGAAAAAGCCATTATCCTGAAGATCTGCCATTACTTTCAAGTGCAGCTGCAATATTTCAA GAATGCTTTGATCCCATTGTTGCAAACTCTGGTTGTGATTTGATTCCTGCTATGGTCTATGG GAGAAGTATATCTGGGCAAGAGTTTGGTGGAATGTATTGTGTGGTTTTGATTGTCAG GTCTGTTGTTGTATCAGCTGGTCTTCTTAGGATATTTGGTCGGGAGATTGCTGAGCTCCCTGTGGTAGCGACAACTAGAGAACACCAAGGAAAA GGATATTTCCAGGCATTATTTGCTTGTATTGAGAGGTTTTTAAGTTCACTAAATGTGGAAAGCCTCATGCTCCCTGCAGCTGAGGAAGCTTTGTCAATTTGGACAGAGAAGTTTGGGTTTACAAAGATGAAAGAAGAGCAA TTGATGAATTACCAAAAGCAGCTACAAGTGACAGTTTTCAAGGGAACGTCAGTGCTGGTGAAGAAGGTGCAGCAGATTCCAAATAACTCTGTTAATCTCCCCGATAACTTTCCATCGGAATAG
- the LOC107889706 gene encoding increased DNA methylation 1 isoform X6, whose translation MKRKGTADAGTKKRDNFLHQSLFMPKGLPDGAELAYFVKGQKLIEGYKQGSGIVCGCCERELSPSQFEAHAGMADRRQPYRHVRTSNGLTLHDIALSLSNGQRITTDIGDDMCSICGDSGDLLFCHECCQAVHPACLNLGHLPEGDWHCANCADENGLGRKAVSGESSRIARPIVIRLTRVVKAPEFEIGGCAICREYDFSSTTFDDRTIIFCDQCEKEFHVGCLRDSGQCDLKEVPKDKWFCCDDCKRIYGALQSSVSNGVQIIPTSFSNVIRRRHLEKGLFIDEATDCVQWCILNGKSHYPEDLPLLSSAAAIFQECFDPIVANSGCDLIPAMVYGRSISGQEFGGMYCVVLIVRSVVVSAGLLRIFGREIAELPVVATTREHQGKGYFQALFACIERFLSSLNVESLMLPAAEEALSIWTEKFGFTKMKEEQLMNYQKQLQVTVFKGTSVLVKKVQQIPNNSVNLPDNFPSE comes from the exons ATGAAACGGAAGGGAACTGCTGATGCTGGCACGAAGAAAAG GGATAATTTCTTGCACCAGTCACTTTTTATGCCAAAAGGACTTCCAGATGGGGCTGAATTGGCTTACTTTGTCAAAGGACAG AAGCTAATTGAAGGGTACAAGCAGGGAAGTGGCATAGTCTGTGGATGTTGCGAGCGAGAG CTTAGCCCTTCACAGTTTGAAGCACATGCTGGAATGGCCGACAGAAGACAACC gTATCGTCACGTCCGTACATCTAACGGATTGACGCTTCATGATATAGCCTTGTCATTGTCAAATGGACAACGCATTACCACTGATATCGGTGATGATATGTGTTCAATATGTGGAGATTCTGGAGATCTGCTTTTTTGTCATGAATGCTGTCAGGCTGTTCATCCAG CTTGTTTGAATTTAGGGCACCTTCCTGAAGGTGATTGGCATTGTGCAAATTGTGCAGATGAAAATGGTCTTGGTAGAAAAGCTGTTTCAGGAGAATCTTCAAGGATAGCAAGACCAATTGTGATACGATTGACAAGAGTTGTTAAAGCACCAGAATTTGAAATTGGTGGTTGTGCAATTTGCAG GGAGTATGACTTCAGTTCTACTACCTTCGATGATCGGACAATTATTTTTTGTGACCAA TGTGAGAAGGAGTTCCATGTTGGATGCCTGCGTGATAGTGGACAATGTGATTTGAAA GAAGTTCCCAAGGATAAATGGTTCTGTTGTGATGACTGCAAAAGGATTTATGGGGCCCTCCAGAGTTCTGTTTCCAACGGGGTGCAGATAATTCCTACTTCATTCTCAAATGTAATCAGAAGGAGGCATTTAGAaaaaggattatttattgatgaagCCACAGATTGTGTTCAATGGTGTATACTAAATGGAAAAAGCCATTATCCTGAAGATCTGCCATTACTTTCAAGTGCAGCTGCAATATTTCAA GAATGCTTTGATCCCATTGTTGCAAACTCTGGTTGTGATTTGATTCCTGCTATGGTCTATGG GAGAAGTATATCTGGGCAAGAGTTTGGTGGAATGTATTGTGTGGTTTTGATTGTCAG GTCTGTTGTTGTATCAGCTGGTCTTCTTAGGATATTTGGTCGGGAGATTGCTGAGCTCCCTGTGGTAGCGACAACTAGAGAACACCAAGGAAAA GGATATTTCCAGGCATTATTTGCTTGTATTGAGAGGTTTTTAAGTTCACTAAATGTGGAAAGCCTCATGCTCCCTGCAGCTGAGGAAGCTTTGTCAATTTGGACAGAGAAGTTTGGGTTTACAAAGATGAAAGAAGAGCAA TTGATGAATTACCAAAAGCAGCTACAAGTGACAGTTTTCAAGGGAACGTCAGTGCTGGTGAAGAAGGTGCAGCAGATTCCAAATAACTCTGTTAATCTCCCCGATAACTTTCCATCGGAATAG